A segment of the Sanyastnella coralliicola genome:
GTCCAGGATTTAATGATGGCTCAATTACTGTCACACCGTCTGGAGGTATCGCACCATACGATGTGGCTTGGTACGAAGACGATATACCTGTAGCCACGGGAGAAACTTATGACAACCTCGCTGCTGGCGAGTACCATGTGGCTGTCTCTGACGCTTTTGGTTGTGTCGTAAGCGAGACGATCACACTAGTAAATCCTGAACCATTCGAACTTGATACGGTACTGACTGATATTTCTTGTTTCGGTGCGGCCGACGGATCGATTGAGATCTTGATTGCTGGAGGTGAAGCACCATACAGCACCTTCTGGATTGGGCCAAACGGTTTCTCTAGCACTCAAGAAGACATCTTCAGCCTTGAATTAGGCACCTACGAGTTGACACTCGGTGACGCCAATGGATGTGTTCAAGTATTCAGCTTTGACATCAACGAACCAGAAGAACTGACCATTTCTCTCGACGAAATCAACAACACAAGCTGTCTGATTTCTTCTGATGGATCCATCGAGATCACCATAGAAGGAGGAACACCTGAGTTCACCTTCGTTTGGGAAGACGAAGAGGCGAATACCTTTGACACGGAAGATCTACTAGACATTCCTGTAGGTAACTACAACGTGGTGGTAACCGATGCCAACGGTTGTGAAGTTTCCGTCGAAGATATCCCTGTAGGTTTCTCTGGAGATGTAACTGCAGATGCAGGGCCTGATGCAGCGCACTGTTTTGGAATCGAGACGAATCTAATTGGCACCAACACAGGTGGTGATGGATCATTCTGGGCAGACAGCCTAGGTACACAGATTGATTCTGGTGACCTTCTAGACATCTTCCTTGACCCTGGAGTGTATGAGTTCATTTATGTAGCTCAAGACGGTGATTGTATCTCACAAGACACTGTTCTGGTGACGATTTATGACCTTCCACTTGCAGATGCTGGATTAGATCAAGAGGTGTACTTCGAAGAGCAAACAACGCTTGGAGGTAACCCAGCTGCAGATGAAGAAAACTTGATTGTCTGGACGCCATCAGACCTCTTACTAGGAGACGACGTACCAAATCCAACCACTGTGGAGATGACGGAGAACGCCATTTTCGTGTTGGAGGTGACCGACTTGAATGGATGTGTGAGCATTGACTCTGTGATGGTGACCGTGATTCCTGAACTAGATGTTCCTTCTGGATTCACGCCAAATGGAGACAACATGAACGACTTGTGGACTCTTGGAAACAACTTGTTCTACCCTTCACTAAACGTGGAGATCTACAACCGTTGGGGAGACCTCTTATTCAGGGATGATCGCGGCTATGCGAACGCCTGGGATGGAACCTTTAACGGAAACCCTCTGCCGATTGGCACGTACTACTACGTGATAACCATCGATGAGCCAGAGTTCAAGACAACATTGACTGGACCTGTAACCATACTGCGATGAGGACGAAGACACTACATATCATGATCGTCGTGCTATTTTCCGCGCTAGCGGGAAAAATCAACGCGCAACAATTGCCGCAGTTGAGCATGTACCTTGACAACGCCTTCGTGCTGAACCCAGCAGTAGCAGGTAGCAATGATTATTTCGATGTCAAAGGAATGAACCGCAGCCAATGGGCCGGCATTACCGATGCACCGAGAACGTTCACGTTGTCACTTCAAGGCCCTCTCAAGAATCCACACATTGGCTTAGGAGGACATCTATTCACAGATAACGTTGGACCAACACGCAGAACAGGAATTCAGCTGACTTACGCATGGCATTTCTTCTTGAACGAAGACATGCGGCTGGGCCTAGGACTTTCTGCTGGCGCGATTCAATTCGCGATTGACGGAAGTAAAATCACCTTGGCCGAAGAAGGCGACCCCGCACTATTTGGAGAGTTGAGATCGGAAACAGTAGTTGATGCCACATTCGGCGCGATGCTTTACACAGACAAGTATTTCATTGGGTTCTCTTTGCCACAGTTGTTGCAGAATCAAATGAACCTCTACGATAGCCAGCAACAAGCGAGCAACCGTTTGGAAGACCACTACTTTGTGATGGGTGGATACCGCTATACCTTCAGCGATGATTGGATGGTGGAGCCTTCGTTCCTTGTCAAGTATGTAAACCCAACCCCACTGAAGTGGGAAATCTCAACGAGAGCGTGGTATCAGAACATGGTGTTTGCTGGTTTGAGTTACCGAAGCAATGACGCGTTGGTTGCCATGGCCGGTTATCAATACATGGAAAGCGTTTCGATCGCTTATGCCTATGATATGACGACTTCAGGTCTGCGCGAGCACACAACCGGCACCCACGAGATTTTGATCGGGTTCCGTTTTAATCAGCGTTAGCCGCCGCTACTTGTTCTTCTAAGGCTTCAGAGGCACTTCCGAAAGCCTGTTGATGAAGTGTACAATACCATTGATCGCGATCTAGGCTGACCACTGAACCTCCGTAGTGTACTTTACCCGCTTTTACTTCTTTTTCTGCTCTTCTTGAAAGACTGCCATATAGCACAGGAATCACATGTGCTTCAGATTGACAATGAGGACAGCTCTTTCTGCGAACATCCCAAGGAAAAATCATGCAGAAGACTTTTTATCAAGTTTATTGCATCTTCGAACTGATATCCAGTAATCCGAAGAAAGGTTATGAACATCGAAACGTTTCGCGAATTCTGTTTGAAGCTTCCTGCTGTCACAGAATCCTTCCCATTTGACAATAAAACCTTGGTTTTCAAGGTGGCGGGCAAGATGTTCGCCTTATGTGACGTTGATAGTTTTGAAGGGGTGAACCTGAAATGCGATCCAGACATGGCGCTCGAGTTAAGAGAGACCTATTCCGCCGTTAGGCCAGGTTATCATATGAGCAAAAAGCACTGGAATACCGTTGATATGGATGGTTCTATCCCGCCTAAACTATTTGAAGAATGGGTACTCAACAGTTATCATTTGGTCATCAAGGGATTGACAAAAAAACAGCGGATGGACGCTGGGCTCTAAAAGTTTGTAATGAACCCACTACTTTTGCATCAGATAAGCCCATGCAATACACGCTGAAGCACATAGCAGAAATGTTGGCCAAGAACCTTGGACAACTAGAGAAAGGAGAGCTCAAATTCGAAGATGTTCACAGTCTAACTGAACAGTCTCGCGAGTTGTATGAAGGGCTGATTGCTTTGCGTTACGCTATCGCGGAAAAGGGATTGAAGCCTAATGACAACCCGCCATTCCGCATTCATCCAGGACAAACCTCTCTTATTGACGCCATCGATGAGGTGGTAGCTGAAACGAACCAGAAGAATGATCTGTTTTCTTCGATGTTGCTTGATCAAACGGAAGAGGAAGAGGAAGAATCAGAAGGAGAAGGAGAATCTGAGGCTAGGGGTGCACATGTGCACCCAGAAGAATTAGAGAGGGACGCATCTTTGCGTCCGGAAAACCAGCCTGCAGAAGAAAACAACCCAGATTCTGAACCAACGCCTGATGTTCCTGAGGTGATGATTCAGCCTGTTGGTGATGTTGAAGAGATAGAGGAAGAAAAAGAATTAGAGGGAGAGATAGAAGGGGAATTAGAATCAGAAGGAGAGTCAGAGGTTAGGGGTGCACATGTGCACCCAGAAGAATCAGAGGAAGAAATAGAAGAAGAGGCTAATGTTAGCGTTGCACCAGTGCACCCGTCTGAAAAATCAGAACCTGACCCCAACGATGATTCCCTAGCCGCAAAGCTGAGTCGTTCTCCGATTGAAGACCTTCGGAAAGCGATTGGCTTGAACCAGAAGTTCCAATTCATTCGCGAACTGTTTGACGGAGACGCCTCTTCTTATGATGCTTTTGTTGACGGCGTGAATGGCTCCAACTCACTTGAGGAGGCGATGTCGTTGGTGAATGATCAAGTGCCACAGTTGGCGTCGAAAGAAGAAGGGGATGAGGTAGTTGAAGTCTTCATGGACCTGATCGAACGCCGCTTCTTATGAGCAAGTTGTATCTCGTTCCGACCCCGATCGGGAATCTTGAAGATATCACTTACCGCGCTGTGCGGATCCTAAACGAAGTTGATTTAATCCTTGCTGAGGATACGCGTACGAGCTCAAAACTCCTTCGCCATTATGCCATCGAGACGCCCATGCGTTCGTTCCATGCGCACAATGAACACAAAACTGTAGACCGCATTCTTGAAGAATTAGAGGCAGGGCACACCTACGCCCAAATCTCGGATGCGGGAAGTCCTGGAATCAGTGACCCAGGGTTTTTGTTGGTGCGCGGCTGCATTGAACGAGGAATCGAGGTAGAATCGCTACCAGGCCCAACCGCTGTTATTCCTGCGCTTGTCTTGAGTGGGATGTCTCTAGATCGTTTCATCTACGAAGGCTTCCTTCCACAGAAGAAAGGACGTCAAACTAGGGTAAAGGCGATTGCTCAACACGACGCCACGACAGTGATGTACGAATCACCACATCGAATTGTCAAGTTGCTTACCCAGCTTATAGAGGAGTGCGGCGAAGAGCGTCTGGTATCAGCCAGCCGAGAGATCACCAAACTCCACGAAGAGACCGTTAGAGGCTCATTAGCCGAGGTAAAGGCTCATTTTGAGGCCCATGCACCTAAAGGCGAGTTTGTGGTCGTATTTCAAGGCTTAAACGCCGCTCAGAAGAGCAGTCGATGAATGTCGGCGACTTTCTCTACGCCAACCACTTTCAAGTTACCGTAAGAGTCTTTCACATTGCGTGTGTATGAACTCACAAGCATGCGCTTGAAGCCCATTTTTTCCGCTTCCGAAATTCGTTGTTCGATGCGACTGACTGGTCGGATTTCTCCAGACAGCCCAATCTCTCCTGCGAACACTGTATCTGACGGCAGAGCGATATCCAAACTGCTCGATAGGCAAGCAGCCACAACGGCTAAGTCAATAGCAGGGTCTTCAATGCGCAGACCACCAGCGATGTTGAGGAAGACGTCTTTCATACCCAACTTGAAGCCGCAGCGTTTTTCGAGAACCGCAAGAAGCATGTTCAATCGGCGAGTATTATAACCGGTAGCGCTTCGTTGCGGCGTACCGTAAACGGCGGTACTAACGAGGGCCTGAATCTCCAAAAGGAGCGGGCGCATTCCTTCCAAGGAAGCCGCAATGGCTGAACCTGAAAGCGACGGGTCTTTTTCACCAATCAGTACAGCAGAAGGATTCAACACGGGTTGAAGTCCGTTGCTGTTCATCTCGTATATCCCGAGTTCGTGTGTAGAGCCGAATCGGTTCTTCACTGTACGCAGAATGCGGAAGGCATGGAAACGGTCACCTTCAAACTGAAGCACGACGTCAACCATGTGCTCTAGCACTTTTGGCCCTGCGAGTGAGCCTTCTTTGGTGATGTGACCGATTAAGAATACAGGGATGTGCTTGGTCTTGGCAATCGTCAAAAGATCAGCTGCCGTTTCTCGAATTTGGCTCACACTACCAGGCGAAGATTCAATTTCTGGTGTAAACAGCGTTTGAATCGAGTCAACGATAATCAAAGAAGGGTTGAGTTCTTCTGCCTGTTCGGCAATGATCTTCACGTTGGTTTCGGGAAGAACATAAAGGCTGTCTTTTAGCGGGCCAATGCGTTCAGCGCGCATCTTTATTTGCTCGGGGCTTTCCTCACCAGAAACATACAGCACGTTGCCTCCTGAGAAGCGCATCGCCGTTTGAAGCAAAAGGGTTGATTTCCCAATTCCGGGCTCACCCCCGCAAAGGATGAGGCTGCCAGGAACAAGTCCACCGCCTAGTACGCGGTCGAGCTCTTGATCATCAACAGGAGTGCGCACACCACTGCTTGATTCGAAACTCTGAAGTGGAGCCGCCTTTTGTTGCGTCACAGGAATCATGGCGCGCCTGCGCGTCTGGCGAGTATCTGGTTGAACAGATTCTTCAACGTAAGTATTCCACTCATTGCATGAAGGACACTTACCAATCCATTTTGCGGCGGTAGCGCCACAGCTTTGGCAGACGTATTTTGTTTTGACTTTGGCCACGAGGGAAGCTATAAAAAAAGAGGCCGCCCTTCAAGGGCAGCCTCCGCTATATTCGAGATAAGTTATTATCTGCTGATGTTCACTGTACCGTTGTGCTCTTTTCCGTTTGGAAGGATGATCACGTACCAGTAAGTTCCTTCAGCTACGTCACGTCCGTCCCAGTCACCTGAGCGGTAATCTTGGCTTTCGTAAACTGAAGTTCCCCAACGGTTGTAGATGTATACCTGAACGTCATTGTACACGTCGAGTCCTTCGATGTGGAAACGCTCATTGGTAGCATCACCGTTTGGAGTGAAGATGTTCGGAATAGTAATCTCACATGCATCGATTACTACTTCGAAGTTCGCTTGTGTAGAACCACAAGGGTTGATTGAAGTACCTGTCAATGTTTGAACGATTCCCCAACACTCAGTACCGAGGTCAGAAGCGTTCAACGTCAAATCATCTGCGTTGTCTTCGAAGTAAATGATGTCTCCGTCACAGTTAATTTCCCATACCCATTGTGTTGGTCCACCTGTAGAGTTCAACTGGAATACGTTGTTGATCTCAGG
Coding sequences within it:
- a CDS encoding PorP/SprF family type IX secretion system membrane protein, translated to MRTKTLHIMIVVLFSALAGKINAQQLPQLSMYLDNAFVLNPAVAGSNDYFDVKGMNRSQWAGITDAPRTFTLSLQGPLKNPHIGLGGHLFTDNVGPTRRTGIQLTYAWHFFLNEDMRLGLGLSAGAIQFAIDGSKITLAEEGDPALFGELRSETVVDATFGAMLYTDKYFIGFSLPQLLQNQMNLYDSQQQASNRLEDHYFVMGGYRYTFSDDWMVEPSFLVKYVNPTPLKWEISTRAWYQNMVFAGLSYRSNDALVAMAGYQYMESVSIAYAYDMTTSGLREHTTGTHEILIGFRFNQR
- a CDS encoding MmcQ/YjbR family DNA-binding protein, which gives rise to MNIETFREFCLKLPAVTESFPFDNKTLVFKVAGKMFALCDVDSFEGVNLKCDPDMALELRETYSAVRPGYHMSKKHWNTVDMDGSIPPKLFEEWVLNSYHLVIKGLTKKQRMDAGL
- the rsmI gene encoding 16S rRNA (cytidine(1402)-2'-O)-methyltransferase — encoded protein: MSKLYLVPTPIGNLEDITYRAVRILNEVDLILAEDTRTSSKLLRHYAIETPMRSFHAHNEHKTVDRILEELEAGHTYAQISDAGSPGISDPGFLLVRGCIERGIEVESLPGPTAVIPALVLSGMSLDRFIYEGFLPQKKGRQTRVKAIAQHDATTVMYESPHRIVKLLTQLIEECGEERLVSASREITKLHEETVRGSLAEVKAHFEAHAPKGEFVVVFQGLNAAQKSSR
- the radA gene encoding DNA repair protein RadA, with the translated sequence MAKVKTKYVCQSCGATAAKWIGKCPSCNEWNTYVEESVQPDTRQTRRRAMIPVTQQKAAPLQSFESSSGVRTPVDDQELDRVLGGGLVPGSLILCGGEPGIGKSTLLLQTAMRFSGGNVLYVSGEESPEQIKMRAERIGPLKDSLYVLPETNVKIIAEQAEELNPSLIIVDSIQTLFTPEIESSPGSVSQIRETAADLLTIAKTKHIPVFLIGHITKEGSLAGPKVLEHMVDVVLQFEGDRFHAFRILRTVKNRFGSTHELGIYEMNSNGLQPVLNPSAVLIGEKDPSLSGSAIAASLEGMRPLLLEIQALVSTAVYGTPQRSATGYNTRRLNMLLAVLEKRCGFKLGMKDVFLNIAGGLRIEDPAIDLAVVAACLSSSLDIALPSDTVFAGEIGLSGEIRPVSRIEQRISEAEKMGFKRMLVSSYTRNVKDSYGNLKVVGVEKVADIHRLLF